A region from the Campylobacter blaseri genome encodes:
- a CDS encoding 50S ribosomal protein L11 methyltransferase, which yields MNDIFFELTIKSNNALELFKDFVFEFGITAIEEKQDSFIVRDSENLDGILYAINEYKKRLEAILGLEIDLKTELIDKKNIDWIKSYQKAVKPIEIDSVYIHPSWESSKEGLINIVIDPALAFGSGHHESTNMCLKLIQNYKNGYNTALDVGCGSGILSICLSKFGFKVDACDTDEQAILATKENAEKNKTSLNRVWTGSIADNDEQYDLVVANIIADVIIMLQKDLIRSVKNEGTLILSGVLEKYLERIKENFKELSLIKIEKKNEWLSFVFKKI from the coding sequence ATGAATGATATATTTTTTGAGTTAACCATAAAAAGTAATAATGCTTTAGAGCTATTTAAAGATTTTGTTTTTGAGTTTGGAATAACAGCAATAGAGGAAAAACAAGATAGTTTTATAGTTAGAGATAGTGAAAATTTAGATGGCATTTTATATGCTATAAATGAGTATAAAAAAAGACTTGAAGCTATTTTAGGTTTAGAAATTGATCTAAAAACAGAGCTTATTGATAAGAAAAATATAGATTGGATTAAAAGCTATCAAAAAGCAGTTAAGCCAATAGAGATTGACAGTGTCTACATTCACCCAAGTTGGGAGAGTTCAAAAGAAGGTTTAATAAATATAGTAATAGATCCAGCACTTGCTTTTGGCTCGGGACATCACGAAAGTACTAATATGTGCTTAAAACTTATACAAAATTATAAAAACGGCTATAATACAGCTTTGGATGTTGGTTGTGGCAGTGGAATTTTAAGTATATGCTTGTCAAAATTTGGTTTTAAAGTTGATGCTTGTGATACAGATGAACAAGCCATTTTAGCTACAAAAGAAAATGCTGAAAAAAATAAAACCTCTTTAAATAGAGTTTGGACAGGAAGCATTGCTGATAATGATGAACAATATGACTTAGTGGTTGCTAATATAATAGCAGATGTTATAATTATGCTTCAAAAGGATTTGATTAGAAGTGTAAAAAATGAAGGGACTTTAATTCTTTCAGGAGTTTTGGAAAAATATCTTGAGAGAATTAAAGAAAATTTTAAAGAGTTAAGCCTTATAAAAATTGAGAAAAAAAATGAATGGCTTAGCTTTGTCTTTAAAAAAATATAG
- the ftsH gene encoding ATP-dependent zinc metalloprotease FtsH produces the protein MNKNQNKQNNGNNNNNNFFNKNPIVVFAIFAVLVIAIFRTFSVEGGLSGEANLSSATKNIAYSELKDLIVANKVSKVFIGQANIKAKASDGAVVYKTRKVDDPRLVENLESKKIPYSAIDETNLMADILFSWVLPLVLFFGIWIFLVSRMQKNAGGGILGVGSSKKLVNSEKPDVKFDDVAGVEEAKDEVVEIVDYLKNPEKYMILGAKIPKGILLVGPPGTGKTLLAKAVAGEASVPFFSISGSSFIEMFVGVGASRVRDLFETAKKEAPSIVFIDEIDAIGKSRSSSPMGGNDEREQTLNQLLAEMDGFSSDKSPVIVMAATNRPEILDKALLRPGRFDRQVLVDRPDFKGRMEILKIHMKGVKFADNINVEEIANLTTGLAGADLENIVNEAALLAGRASKKEVGQKDLIEAVERSIAGLEKKSRRVNPKEKKIVTYHESGHALIAEVTKGAHKVTKVSVIPRGLAALGYTLNTPEENKFLAQKHELIAEVDVLLAGRAAEEVFIKEISTGASNDLERATDIIKAMISMYGMSDVAGLMVLEKQTNHFLGGQTVKDYSDNMSQKVDTYVKEFLDTRYKDVLETLKLYSGAIESMVKALYEKETIDGKQVREIIRNFEKENGLESRLTPDKDEKDEDIEKAKSHISETQE, from the coding sequence TTGAATAAAAATCAAAACAAACAAAATAATGGAAATAACAACAATAATAATTTTTTTAATAAAAATCCGATTGTAGTTTTTGCAATTTTTGCAGTTTTAGTTATAGCTATTTTTAGAACTTTTTCTGTTGAAGGAGGCTTGTCTGGTGAAGCTAATCTTTCAAGTGCTACAAAAAATATAGCCTATTCAGAATTAAAAGATTTAATAGTAGCTAATAAAGTATCAAAAGTTTTTATAGGTCAAGCCAATATAAAAGCAAAAGCAAGTGATGGAGCGGTAGTTTATAAAACTAGAAAAGTTGATGATCCAAGACTAGTTGAAAATCTGGAGAGTAAAAAAATTCCTTATTCGGCAATTGATGAGACAAATTTAATGGCTGATATACTTTTTAGCTGGGTACTTCCACTTGTTCTTTTCTTTGGTATATGGATATTTTTAGTTAGCAGAATGCAAAAAAATGCAGGCGGTGGAATTTTAGGAGTTGGTAGCAGTAAAAAACTTGTAAATTCAGAAAAACCAGATGTTAAATTTGATGATGTTGCAGGTGTTGAAGAGGCTAAAGATGAGGTTGTTGAGATAGTTGATTATCTTAAAAATCCTGAAAAATATATGATACTTGGTGCTAAAATTCCAAAAGGAATTTTACTTGTAGGGCCTCCAGGAACAGGTAAAACACTTCTTGCAAAAGCTGTTGCAGGTGAGGCCAGTGTTCCATTTTTTTCAATTTCAGGTTCAAGCTTTATTGAGATGTTTGTTGGTGTTGGTGCAAGTAGAGTTAGAGATTTATTTGAAACAGCTAAAAAAGAGGCACCATCGATTGTTTTTATAGATGAAATTGACGCTATTGGAAAAAGCAGATCAAGTAGCCCTATGGGTGGCAACGACGAAAGAGAGCAAACTCTAAACCAACTTTTAGCTGAAATGGATGGGTTTAGTAGTGATAAATCGCCTGTTATAGTAATGGCAGCAACTAATAGACCTGAAATTTTAGATAAAGCGTTACTTAGACCAGGGCGTTTTGATAGACAAGTTTTAGTTGATAGACCAGATTTTAAAGGTCGTATGGAGATACTTAAAATTCATATGAAAGGTGTTAAATTTGCTGATAATATCAACGTTGAAGAGATAGCAAATCTTACAACAGGATTAGCTGGAGCTGATTTAGAAAATATAGTTAATGAAGCGGCACTTCTTGCAGGCAGAGCTTCTAAAAAAGAGGTTGGACAAAAAGATTTGATAGAGGCTGTTGAAAGAAGTATTGCAGGATTAGAGAAAAAATCTCGCCGAGTCAATCCAAAAGAGAAAAAGATCGTTACATATCATGAATCAGGACACGCACTAATAGCAGAGGTTACAAAAGGGGCTCACAAAGTTACAAAAGTTTCAGTAATCCCAAGAGGATTAGCGGCTTTGGGGTATACTTTAAATACACCCGAAGAGAATAAATTTCTAGCTCAAAAACATGAACTTATAGCCGAAGTTGATGTATTGTTAGCAGGTAGAGCAGCAGAAGAGGTATTTATAAAAGAGATATCAACAGGCGCTAGCAATGATTTAGAAAGAGCAACTGATATTATAAAAGCTATGATATCTATGTATGGTATGAGTGATGTCGCTGGACTTATGGTTTTGGAAAAGCAAACCAACCATTTCTTAGGTGGACAAACTGTTAAAGATTATAGTGATAATATGTCTCAAAAAGTGGACACATATGTAAAAGAATTTTTAGATACAAGATATAAAGATGTTTTAGAAACATTAAAATTATATAGTGGGGCAATTGAAAGTATGGTAAAAGCTCTTTATGAAAAAGAGACAATAGATGGAAAACAGGTTCGTGAAATTATAAGAAATTTTGAAAAAGAAAATGGATTAGAGTCGAGACTTACCCCGGATAAAGATGAAAAAGATGAGGACATAGAAAAGGCAAAAAGCCATATATCAGAAACGCAAGAGTAG